CCCATTCTTTCAAGACCGTCCAGCAAGCGCACCAGGGTCGGCCCCTCGATGCCAAGGACGCGCGCCAGTTCGATCTGGGTCGCATCCTCGTGCCGGGACAGTTCTAAAATCACGCCCCAGCGTGCTTGTGAAAGACCCAGATGACGAAACTGTACGTCGAGCCTGCGCTTCCACTGGCGCGACACAATTGCCAGAGCGCGTGTGAAGGTCTCCGCCATGTCTGGTGCAGCAGTCATCAGCTCTTGCTTCTGGTTGTCTTGCAAAAAGATAGGAAGCTAATTAGTATGCAAGCAACCGTCTTGCAAGACTAAATTCGAGCCCGGAGGCCAAGCCGTGTATTCCAGAATCCTGCTCTGCTATGATGGCTCTCGCGAAGGGCGATTGGCGCTACGCGAGGGCGCGCGCCTTGCGCAGATCACGGGCGCTGCCGTGACTCTTCTGGCGGTGGTCGAGACAGCCTCGGGCAATGTCTACGCGATCGGGGCCGATACCGTTGCCCTGGGCCAGCAGAAGGCCGATCTGGACGCAATCCTGGAGGAGGGCCGCCAGCGGCTGACGGGGATGGGGCTTTCGCCGCAGGTCCGGATCGAGTTCGGCGATCCCGTCGCAACCATCACCAGGGTATCCGTTGAGACCGAGGCGGATCTTGTCGTTGTCGGACACCACCGGCACGGTTTCTGGACGCGCTGGTTGAGCCGCTCGATCGCGGCCGAACTAAGTGACAGTCTAGGGTGCAGCCTGCTTCTGGCGCAGAAGGTTGTCGAGGATTCGGAACTTTTTGGGAAGGCGTGAAAAGGATGGTGCCGCCGCTACGGCTTGTGCGTCATCTGGCGGTCCTAACCCGCGCTCACGATCGCTTCACCCCCTTCCAGAGGTGGCAGAGCCGCTGACCACGCCGACCCAGCGCGTGCCCGCCGGAAACCTTCGGCATAGAGGGCGCGCATATAGGCGGTATTGAACTCGAGGGTGTCGACATCGTCGGGCGCGACCATGTCAATAGAGGTGACATGGAAGCCGATTCCGGCAGCGTGTGCAAAGTCATGGGTCGCGTTGACCTGGCGCAGCATTTGGTACTTCAGCAACGTCGAAACCGAGCGGGCGGTGATCGCGCTCGGTCGCACCGCCACGACGTTGAATTCCGGTTCGAGATTGACATTCATCAGCATGTGGATGTCGGTCAGCGCCGCCCCGACCGCGCGCTGTCCCTGGAACGAGAACAGCACAGTCTCGGGCAATGTGAAGACGTTCGACACGACGGCACCGTCTCCGTGCAGTTCCTCGAAGGTGCGGCCGTCAGCGGTCTGCCCGCGAATACGGATCGGCGGAAATGCACCCGGGATCGCGGCCGAGGCCATCAGGACGTCCTCAAACAAGGACAGAGCGCCCGGATCGCCGCTGCCCGCAATCGCACCCATGTTCCAGATCACCCCGAGCTGGGCGTCCAGATCGGTCGTGAATACGAAGAGGCGTCGGCCTCGGGCATGTTCTTGCGCGACTCCACGCAGCAGCGAGGGTGAGACGAAAAATTCGACCAGTTGGCGCAGCGGCTGGGGATCGACAAGCGCACCCCGCGTAAGCAACCCCAGCAGCGAGGGCTTGCCGCCGATGCCCTCGGCAACGCCGCCGGTATAGAGATTGCGCAGCGTAACATCATGTTCGGGGCCCAGAAACGCGAGCGGTGCGATCAGCGCCCCGGTGCTGACGCCGCTTATGACCGAGAAGGTCGGTCGCGTTCCGGAAGCGGTCCAGCCCGCCAGGACACCCGCGCCAAAGGCACCGTTTGCGCCACCCCCGGAAATGGCCAGGTAATGCGACCGTCCGTTCTCGCGAAACCTCGGGCCCAGGTCCGGTGGATAGTCCTCTATCGCCGCGTCCGTGCGGATGCGATAGGGTGCACCCAGCAACGGTGTCGCGGCCCTGTCATCCGGGCGGTATGGGATGCGCGGTTCTACACCGCAGGCGCTTACCGCCGCAGCTCCCATCAGTGCGAGCGTCGCCCGCCTTGTCGGTATGCCCTGCCGCCTTTCGGTCACCTCAGGAGCCCGTGGAACCGACGCAGTGCAATGGAAAACATAGCGGTGCCGATCAGCGCCAGTGCCAGAAGTTGCGGCCAGACCACCGAAAGCCCCGCGCCGCGGAACAGGACCGACTGCGAAAGGGCGATAAAATGCGTGTTGGGCGCCGCGAGCATTGCGTACTGCACCGCCTCGGGCATGGATTCGCGCGGGGTCATGCCGCCCGACAGGATTTCCAGCGGCAAGAGGACTAGCAACAGCAGCATGGCAAATTGCGGCATCGAGCCGGAGATCGTGGCCAGCAGGATACCCAGAGAGGTGGTGGCGAAAAGATGCAGCGCCACCCCGACAAGAAACAGGGTGACCGAGCCGGCTATCGGCACCTCCAGCACCCCCTGGACCATGAAGTTCAGCGACAGCCCGGTTGCCACAAGCACCACCGCGCCCATGCTGAGAACCTTGCTTGTCATGATCTCGGCCGGCGTGACAGGCATCACCAGCAGGTGTTCGACCGTGCCGTGTTCGCGTTCGCGGATCAGGGCTGCGCCCGACAGGATGATCGAAAGCATGGTGACGGCACTGATCACCGCTGTAAGGGCGCCGAACCAGCCGGGGTCCAGCGCCGGGTTGAACCGCGCCCGCACAGCCAGATCGACCGGAGGCGCAGCCGCAGCGGCATCGCGGGCGGCCCAACCGGTAATTTCCTGATCGACGATCGCCTGGATATAGCCGGCGCCGGTGAAGGCCTGGCTGACCCGTGTGGCATCGACGTTCAGTTGCAGCTCCGGCCGGTCGCCCGCCAGCAGGTCGCGCTGGAAATCGGGGGGGATCACCAGCGAGAACGTGTCGATCCCGGCATCCATCCGCGCATCCATCTCGGCCAGGCCAATCTGCGCCGGCGGCACGAAATAGGGTGCGAGGAAGGCATCTGCCATGCGGCGCGTGAGCGGCGAGGCATCCTCGTCCACGATGCCGATGGTGGCGCGGTTCAGCGTCTCGGGCATGGCGGTGGCGTGGGTGTATATGTCTAGCGTGAACGCGTAGACCACCAAAACCATGAGAAGCGGGTCGTGCAACAGGCCGCGCAATTCTTTCACGGCAAGATGTATCACATGTCTTGGTCGCAACCCCTATTTCTCCTGCTTGCGAACGAACACCGCGCCGAGCGCCACCACCACCGGCACCAGGGCAAGCATCGGCAAGAAGGATCCCCCTAGATCGCCTAAGCCGAGCGCCTTGGCGAAGGTGCCGCGTGAAATCGTGACGAAATGGCTGGTCGGGAAGACCTCGCCAATCACCCGGCCCATGCCTTCCAGCGACGACACCGGGTCGATAATGCCGCCATATTGCGTCGCCGGGATAAGCGTCGCGAGCGCAGTGAAGAACAGCGCCGCCACCTGGCTGCGGGTGAAGGCGGAAATCAGCAGCCCGAGCCCGGTCGCCAGCACGACATAGACCAGCGCACCGGCAGACAGCGCCAGAAGGCTGCCCTTGACCGGTACGCCGAAGACCAGGACTGCCAGCGCCAGCAGCAGCAGGTAGTTGACGAAGCCGAGGGCGACATAGGGCACCTGCTTGCCCAGCAGGAACTCGAGCCGCCGGGCAGGCGTGACATAGAGGTTGACGATGGAGCCCGTCTCCTTCTCGCGCGAGACGGACAGCACGGCCAGCATGGCCGGGATCAGCATGAGCAGAAGCGGAATGACCGCGGGGACCATGGCGGCAAGGCTTTCCACATCGGGATTGTAGCGAAAGCGCACCTCCAGCGCATAGTCGCCAGCCACGGCGTCCTCTCCGTAGGCTTGGCGGAGCTGGTCCGTTAGCCAATGCACATGCATCCCCTGGACGTAGCCGCGCACCGTCTCGGCTCGCATCGGCATCGCGCCGTCGAACCAAGCGCCGATCTCGACCGGGCGGTCCCGGGCGAGGTCGGCGGCAAAGCCGGGCGGGATCTCAAGTGCAAGGCTGATTTCGCCCGCGCGCATTCGCGCGTCGAGATCGTCGTAGCCCGTCAGAGGGGGCGCTTCGTGGAAATAGCGCGATCCGGCAAGGTCGTTGACATAGGACTGGCTGAGAATAGTCTGATCGAGGTCGAGCACCGCGAATTTCAGGTTCTGAACATCCATGGAGATGCCGTAACCCAGCACGATCATGAGGATCACGCTGCCGACACTGGCCAGCGTTAGGCGGATTGGATCCCGGCGCAGCTCCAGCGCCTCGCGCCAGGAAAAGCCGAACAGTCGGGCCAGGCTGAAGCGCCCGGGCGGTCGGGTCTCTCGGCCGTTCGGCTGTGCAACAATGGTCGCGGGTGGATGGGCTGCGCCGTCATCCGCAGCCCGACGAAGATGGTGGACAAAGGCATCGTCCAGCGTTGCCGCACCGACCTCCTGCCGGATTGTTTCGGGCGCGCCCGAGACCAGCACACGGCCGGCGTGCATGAACGAGACGCGATCACAGCGCGCGGCTTCCGACATGTAGTGCGTGGACAGGAAGATCGTCACGCCGTCCTTGCGCGACAGGTCAGCCAGCGCTTGCCAGAACTGGTCGCGCGCCACCGGATCGACGCCCGAAGTTGGCTCGTCGAGGATCAGGATCTCGGGCTGATGGATCAGCGCAACCGCCAACGACAGCCGCTGCCGGACCCCTAGCGGAAGAGCTGCGGGCAGGCTGTCCAGCACGTCCTCTAGATCGAAGCGCCGCGCCAGTTCGGCGATGCGCGGGGCGATCTCGGCCGGGGCCATGTCGAACAGCCGCCCGTGCAGGTCGAGGTTCTGCCGCACCGTCAGTTCGGAATAGAGCGAGAAGCTCTGCGTCATGTAGCCGATGCGCTTGCGCGTTTCCATGTCGCGGGCATCGATCTTGCGGCCATAGAGGCGCGTGCTGCCCTCGGACAGTTCCAGAAGCCCGGTCAGGACCTTCATCGTCGTGGTCTTGCCGCAGCCGTTCGACCCGAGGAAGCCGAAGATCTCGCCCGGCTGAATGCGGAAGCTGACGTTGTCAACTGCGGTGAAGTCGCCGAAGCGGACGGTCAGATTCTCGGCCTCGATCACAGGGCCGTTCACAGCTTCGCGCTTGCGCGGCGGGATGACCAGTTCATGATGGCGGGCGCGCCGTTCCTCGGGCAGAAGCGCGATGAAGGCCGCGTCGAGATCCTCCGAGCCGGTCTGGGCCAGCAGGTCGGCGGGACTGCCGGTGGCCAACACCCGCCCTTCGTCCATCGCCACGAGGTGATCGAAGTTCGCAGCTTCCTCCATGTAGGCGCTGGCCACGATCAGGCTCATGCCGGGGCTACCAGCACGGATGCGGCCGATCAGCGCCCAGAACTCCCGCCGCGACAGCGGATCGACGCCTGTGGTCGGCTCGTCGAGGATCAGCAGGTCGGGTTCGTGGATCAGCGCGCAGCACAGGCCCAGTTTCTGCTTCATGCCGCCCGACAGCTTGGCCGCCGGGCGGTTGGCGAAGGCGTCGAGATCGGTCGCTTGAAGCAGGTCGGCGATCCGGCGGTCCCGTTCCGCCCGGCCTTCGCCGAAAAGGCGCCCGAAGAACTCCACGTTCTCGCGCACCGAAAGCGTCGGGTAGAGGTTCCGCCCCAGACCCTGTGGCATGTAGGCGATACGTGGGCAGATGCGCGCCCGGTGGCGGGCGCGCGCCATGTCGCCCTCCAAGACCTCAAGCCGCCCTTCCTGAAGCTTGCGGGCCCCAGAAATCAGCGCAAGCAGGCTGGACTTCCCCGCCCCGTCCGGGCCGATCAGCCCGACGACGCAGCCTGCCGGAAGATCAAGCGTCACCCGATCAAGTGCTGTGACCCGGCCGTAGCGAAGCGACAAGCCGTCGGCCCGCACGACGGGGGCGGTCGGCGTCATTCGAGGACGCGCCCGTCGGCCTCAGCAGGCCAGGGGGCAGCGGGGTCGAGCCGGACCCAGGTGACCCCGGGCAGGCCGGTCTTGGTGTAGTCGGCATATTTCGCCAGCAGTTCCGGCGCGATGCGGGCGCGGACGCGGAACATCAGCTTATCGCGCTCGACCTCGGTCTCGACGGTGCGGGGCGTGAACTGCGCCACGTCCGAGACGAAGTACACCTCGGCCGGCACGACGATGCCCGGGGCCGCGTCCATGATGAGCCGCACTTCGGTGCCCAGCCCGATCCGGCCGACAGCCGCGGTCGGCAGGAAGAAGGTCATGTAGACCTCGCCCAGATCGACCATGTTGACGATCCGGCCGCCCGCGCCGACCACCTCGCCCTCGCGCGCCACGATGAACTGCACGCGGCCGTCGCGCGGTGCCGTCAGGGTGCTGTCCTCGATCTGGACGTCGATCGCCTCGACGGCGGCCGTCGCTGCCGCGACCGCCGCCTCGGCGCCGATCACCGAGGCCTTGGCCGAGGTCACGCCGGCCCGCGCCGCCGCCAGGGCGGCCTCGGCCGAGGCGACAGCCGCCTGGGCCCCGAGCGCGTTCGACCGATCAAGTTCCAGGGCGCGCTCGGACGTGACGTTTCCAGCGGTCAGCGCCTCTGACCGTTCCAACTGGCGTCGGGCCACGACCTCCGCCGACTCTCGCTGAGCCAGAACCGCCTCGGCGGCCCGTACCTCGGCCGCACGCTGTTCGACCAGCAGCCTGGCATTCTCGACCGCGATCTCGGCTCTCTGGCGCTCGGCCTCGGCCTGATGACGCGCAGCCTGCAACTGCCGGACATCCAGTTCAGCCAGCGGATCGCCGGCTGCGACCAATTGTCCCTCACGCACCTGGATGCGCGCAATCCGCCCCGGGCGCGTGGCCGCCACGTCGATCTCCACCGCCTCGATTCGCCCGTTTCCACGAGCAAATCCGTCGGGGGTCGTCCCGGTGCCGTCGCCGCGCCAGAGGAAGAACCCCGCCCCAACAAGGGCCAGCCCCGCGATTAGTACAAGAACGGAATTGAAGCGTGTCATCAGTCCCTCGCCCGACCGGAAACCGGCATTCCAACGAATCTGCCAGGTCGCCTTGACCCCATGTGGAGGCGACGCTGTCTCGCCGCTCACCTATACCGACCGGATGGTACAGTCTTGATGCAGGAATAGAAAAGCGCGCGCCGGAATGCAAGTCTGCGGATCCTTGCCGCGGCGCGTGCGATTGCCGCGCGCGAGGGCGTTGCGCACACCTCCTTCGAGGCGGTCGCCCGCGAAGCGGGGCTGTCGAAGGGAGGTGTCCTCTACAATTTCCCGACGAAGCGCGGCCTCATGGCGGCGCTCTTGAAGGAGATGCTGGCCGAACACGATGCGCTCGAGGCCGGCCTGCCGCAGGATGCGCAGCACCGCACGCTGCGCCGGCATCTGGCATCGCTGAACGGCCTGGACACTGCGGATTCGGACCTGTCGATGTCGATACTGGCGGTCGCTGCGGCGCGCGCTGGACGCCGATCTTGCGCGCATCGAGGCCGAGGCGACGGACGCAAACCTTGGTCGTCTCGCGGTCGTCGGCCTCTGACGGCGGGCGCTTTGGCCGTCGTCCAACGAACTGCGGAACGGGAGAATGACCGGCATGGCATCCGACACGGTTGATGCAGCACGCATGAGTATTGCGCGGGGCGCCATTCGTCGCCCCGTGGCCGTCTGGCTGGCGATCCTGTTCTGCCTGTTCGGTGGGCTCTGGGGGCTTGCCAATGTCGGCCGGCTCGAGGACCCGCCGCTACCAGCGCCGCCGCGACAGGTTCCGCGTCAACCTGACCAAGGCGGCTGGACTGTAACTGGTCAGCCGTCGTTCAGATAGGCCATAAGGTCTTGATGGGTATGCAGGATACGGATGATCTCGACCCCCTGCCCTTCCCGCCGGTAGATCACCAGATGCGACCCGCTGGGATGGATGCGCACCGGCGGCGTGAATTCTTCCCGCTCCCGGGCCATCTCTTTTCAGCGAGCTATGCTGGGAAATGGGTGACGGTGTTTGAGAAGGCGGCGTATCGTGGCGGGTGTCGAAGCCTGCCAGAACTTCCAGAAGGAACGATACGCCTATGACGAAGAATACCGACATCATCGCCCTGCGTCAGCCGGAATCTGTTGACGATCCGCTGACCGAGATTGCCCGGGATGGGGCGCGCCGGATGCTGGCCGCTGCACTTCGGGCAGAGGCTGACGCCTTCGTCGCTCAGCATGCCGAAGAGGTCCTGCCGGATGGCCGGCAGCGTATCGTCCGGCATGGGTATGGGCCGGAGCGAAGCATCCAGACCGGGATCGGCGCGCTTGATGTGCGCCGCCCGAAGGTGCGAGACCGCGCGGCCGGACCTGCTGACGAGAAGGTGCGGTTCAGCTCCGCCATCCTGCCGAAATGGGCGCGGCGGTCGCGCAGCCTCGATGCCCTGCTGCCAGTCCTCTACCTGCGCGGCATTTCCACCGGCGACTTCCGGGAGGCGCTCTCTGCGATCTTGGGGGCGGAGGCGCCAAACCTGTCGCCGGGCGTAATCTCGCGCCTGACCGGGGAATGGCAGCAGGAACATGACCGCTGGCAGCGCCGTGATCTTTCGGCGCGGCGGTATGTCTACATCTGGGCGGACGGCGTCTACCTCCAGGCCCGGATGGAGCCGCAGGCCGAGTGCATGCTGGTCATTCTGGGCGCCACGCCCGAAGGGAAGAAGGAACTGGTCGGCTTCCAGATCGGCGTTCGGGAAAGCGCGCAGAGTTGGCGCGAGTTGCCGGTCGACATCAAGGCCCGCGGCCTTGCCGTCCCGCCGGAGATCGCCGTGGGAGACGGGGCCATGGGGTTCTGGAAGGCGCTCGACGAGGTCTTCCCCGGCACGCGTCATCAGCGCTGTTGGGTCCACAAGATCGCCAACGTGCTGAACAAGTTCCCGAAATCGATGCAGCCGACGGTGAAGGCCGACCTGCGCGAGATATGGCAGGCCGAGACCCGCGCTAAGGCCAAGGCCGCCATGGACATCTTCGCCGAGAAATATGGGATCAAATACGAGAAGGCGGTAAACTGCCTGACAAAAGACCGCGACGCGCTGCTGGCGTTCTATGACTTCCCGGCCGACCATTGGGATCACCTGCGCACGGGCAACCCAATCGAAAGCGTCTTCGCCACCGTCCGGCACAGGACCGTCCGAACCAAGGGGGCGCTGTCGCAAACGACAGCGAAGCTGATGGTGTTCAAGCTCGTTCAGACCGCCGCCAAAACATGGCGCCGCCTGAAGGGCGCGAACCAGTTGCCTTTGGTCATCGAAGGCGTCACATTCACCGACGGTGTCGCCGAGAACGACACCGAAAACCGCGCCGCGTGATCAAGCCGCATCACCCAGATTTCAGCATAGCTCTGGATAAGCTGCAAGCAAGTCAAAGAGCGCGAACAGGCCATCTGCGTAGCGCTCGGCTTGACTCATGTCCCATTCCGCCGCGCCCTGGATCCAAATGTCCGCAAGATCGGCTTCCGCTGCAGGACGGATGGTCCATCTGCTATTTTCCGGCATGCTTCGCGTGCATCCGGGCCTTGAACGCGTTGCAGTCAAACGACTTTGCCGGGCCGCTGGCGATTCCGGCATCAACCGCTGCCTGGATTTCAGCGATTGCATCGTGCCGCATCCTGTCGCGCCGGATCAGGTCACGGACATAATCGCTCGAGTTGGCGTAGCGTCCCGACTTCGCCTGATCCTCGACCCAGGACTTCATCGGATCCGGCAGCGAGATGTTCATGGTGCCCATGGCTGTCTCCTTCGCGGCGAGGATATGGCAAGCTTTGCCATCAAGCAACCGTCTCCCCCTGCCCTGCTCGGCCAATCCGTCGTTTATTAGTGTTATCTAAAATTGCAAATGGCCCGTTTTCATGCCCCTGATAGGCTATGCGCGCGTATCCACAGAGGATCAGACCCCCCTGCCCCAGTCCGAGGCGCTGCAATCGGCGGGATGCGCCGAGATCTTTGAAGAGCACGCCTCAGGCGGCAATCGTGCGCGTCCGGTGCTTGCACGTGTGCTGGAGCGGATCGGCAAGGGCGACACGCTGGTCGTCGTCCGGATCGACCGCCTCGCGCGGTCTTTGTCGCACCT
The nucleotide sequence above comes from Sagittula sp. P11. Encoded proteins:
- a CDS encoding TetR/AcrR family transcriptional regulator, coding for MAAREGVAHTSFEAVAREAGLSKGGVLYNFPTKRGLMAALLKEMLAEHDALEAGLPQDAQHRTLRRHLASLNGLDTADSDLSMSILAVAAARAGRRSCAHRGRGDGRKPWSSRGRRPLTAGALAVVQRTAERENDRHGIRHG
- a CDS encoding IS256 family transposase; amino-acid sequence: MTKNTDIIALRQPESVDDPLTEIARDGARRMLAAALRAEADAFVAQHAEEVLPDGRQRIVRHGYGPERSIQTGIGALDVRRPKVRDRAAGPADEKVRFSSAILPKWARRSRSLDALLPVLYLRGISTGDFREALSAILGAEAPNLSPGVISRLTGEWQQEHDRWQRRDLSARRYVYIWADGVYLQARMEPQAECMLVILGATPEGKKELVGFQIGVRESAQSWRELPVDIKARGLAVPPEIAVGDGAMGFWKALDEVFPGTRHQRCWVHKIANVLNKFPKSMQPTVKADLREIWQAETRAKAKAAMDIFAEKYGIKYEKAVNCLTKDRDALLAFYDFPADHWDHLRTGNPIESVFATVRHRTVRTKGALSQTTAKLMVFKLVQTAAKTWRRLKGANQLPLVIEGVTFTDGVAENDTENRAA
- a CDS encoding type II toxin-antitoxin system ParD family antitoxin, with translation MGTMNISLPDPMKSWVEDQAKSGRYANSSDYVRDLIRRDRMRHDAIAEIQAAVDAGIASGPAKSFDCNAFKARMHAKHAGK
- a CDS encoding HlyD family secretion protein, yielding MTRFNSVLVLIAGLALVGAGFFLWRGDGTGTTPDGFARGNGRIEAVEIDVAATRPGRIARIQVREGQLVAAGDPLAELDVRQLQAARHQAEAERQRAEIAVENARLLVEQRAAEVRAAEAVLAQRESAEVVARRQLERSEALTAGNVTSERALELDRSNALGAQAAVASAEAALAAARAGVTSAKASVIGAEAAVAAATAAVEAIDVQIEDSTLTAPRDGRVQFIVAREGEVVGAGGRIVNMVDLGEVYMTFFLPTAAVGRIGLGTEVRLIMDAAPGIVVPAEVYFVSDVAQFTPRTVETEVERDKLMFRVRARIAPELLAKYADYTKTGLPGVTWVRLDPAAPWPAEADGRVLE
- a CDS encoding MarR family winged helix-turn-helix transcriptional regulator, with protein sequence MAETFTRALAIVSRQWKRRLDVQFRHLGLSQARWGVILELSRHEDATQIELARVLGIEGPTLVRLLDGLERMGFVERHPSAEDRRAKKLVLTEAAMRILERMKSIAANSRLEVLEDIPADDLRTATRVLAQIASRLEKMGNDENG
- a CDS encoding patatin-like phospholipase family protein → MLGAPYRIRTDAAIEDYPPDLGPRFRENGRSHYLAISGGGANGAFGAGVLAGWTASGTRPTFSVISGVSTGALIAPLAFLGPEHDVTLRNLYTGGVAEGIGGKPSLLGLLTRGALVDPQPLRQLVEFFVSPSLLRGVAQEHARGRRLFVFTTDLDAQLGVIWNMGAIAGSGDPGALSLFEDVLMASAAIPGAFPPIRIRGQTADGRTFEELHGDGAVVSNVFTLPETVLFSFQGQRAVGAALTDIHMLMNVNLEPEFNVVAVRPSAITARSVSTLLKYQMLRQVNATHDFAHAAGIGFHVTSIDMVAPDDVDTLEFNTAYMRALYAEGFRRARAGSAWSAALPPLEGGEAIVSAG
- the rbbA gene encoding ribosome-associated ATPase/putative transporter RbbA; this encodes MTPTAPVVRADGLSLRYGRVTALDRVTLDLPAGCVVGLIGPDGAGKSSLLALISGARKLQEGRLEVLEGDMARARHRARICPRIAYMPQGLGRNLYPTLSVRENVEFFGRLFGEGRAERDRRIADLLQATDLDAFANRPAAKLSGGMKQKLGLCCALIHEPDLLILDEPTTGVDPLSRREFWALIGRIRAGSPGMSLIVASAYMEEAANFDHLVAMDEGRVLATGSPADLLAQTGSEDLDAAFIALLPEERRARHHELVIPPRKREAVNGPVIEAENLTVRFGDFTAVDNVSFRIQPGEIFGFLGSNGCGKTTTMKVLTGLLELSEGSTRLYGRKIDARDMETRKRIGYMTQSFSLYSELTVRQNLDLHGRLFDMAPAEIAPRIAELARRFDLEDVLDSLPAALPLGVRQRLSLAVALIHQPEILILDEPTSGVDPVARDQFWQALADLSRKDGVTIFLSTHYMSEAARCDRVSFMHAGRVLVSGAPETIRQEVGAATLDDAFVHHLRRAADDGAAHPPATIVAQPNGRETRPPGRFSLARLFGFSWREALELRRDPIRLTLASVGSVILMIVLGYGISMDVQNLKFAVLDLDQTILSQSYVNDLAGSRYFHEAPPLTGYDDLDARMRAGEISLALEIPPGFAADLARDRPVEIGAWFDGAMPMRAETVRGYVQGMHVHWLTDQLRQAYGEDAVAGDYALEVRFRYNPDVESLAAMVPAVIPLLLMLIPAMLAVLSVSREKETGSIVNLYVTPARRLEFLLGKQVPYVALGFVNYLLLLALAVLVFGVPVKGSLLALSAGALVYVVLATGLGLLISAFTRSQVAALFFTALATLIPATQYGGIIDPVSSLEGMGRVIGEVFPTSHFVTISRGTFAKALGLGDLGGSFLPMLALVPVVVALGAVFVRKQEK
- a CDS encoding ABC transporter permease, producing MRPRHVIHLAVKELRGLLHDPLLMVLVVYAFTLDIYTHATAMPETLNRATIGIVDEDASPLTRRMADAFLAPYFVPPAQIGLAEMDARMDAGIDTFSLVIPPDFQRDLLAGDRPELQLNVDATRVSQAFTGAGYIQAIVDQEITGWAARDAAAAAPPVDLAVRARFNPALDPGWFGALTAVISAVTMLSIILSGAALIREREHGTVEHLLVMPVTPAEIMTSKVLSMGAVVLVATGLSLNFMVQGVLEVPIAGSVTLFLVGVALHLFATTSLGILLATISGSMPQFAMLLLLVLLPLEILSGGMTPRESMPEAVQYAMLAAPNTHFIALSQSVLFRGAGLSVVWPQLLALALIGTAMFSIALRRFHGLLR
- a CDS encoding type II toxin-antitoxin system RelE/ParE family toxin, with the translated sequence MAREREEFTPPVRIHPSGSHLVIYRREGQGVEIIRILHTHQDLMAYLNDG
- a CDS encoding universal stress protein — protein: MYSRILLCYDGSREGRLALREGARLAQITGAAVTLLAVVETASGNVYAIGADTVALGQQKADLDAILEEGRQRLTGMGLSPQVRIEFGDPVATITRVSVETEADLVVVGHHRHGFWTRWLSRSIAAELSDSLGCSLLLAQKVVEDSELFGKA